One Tomitella gaofuii DNA segment encodes these proteins:
- the clpB gene encoding ATP-dependent chaperone ClpB encodes MESFNPTTKTQAALSAALQSASAAGNPEIRPAHLLVALIDQADGIAAPLLRAVGVDPQTVRAEAQRLVDALPTASGASAQPNLSRESLAAVTVAQKLAGEMSDEFVSTEHLLVGLATGDSDVATLLSGRGAGPDALREAFTSVRGNRRVTSEDPESTYQSLEKYSTDLTAAAREGKLDPVIGRDTEIRRVVQVLSRRTKNNPVLIGEPGVGKTAIVEGLAQRVVAGDVPESLRGKTVISLDLGSMVAGAKYRGEFEERLKAVLDEIKESDGQIVTFIDELHTIVGAGATGESAMDAGNMIKPMLARGELRLVGATTLEEYRQYIEKDAALERRFQQVLVGEPSVEDTVGILRGLKERYEVHHGVRITDSALVSAATLSDRYITSRFLPDKAIDLVDEAASRLRMEIDSRPVEVDEVERIVRRLEIEEVALAKEDDAASKERLDKLREELADEREKLSQLMARWQNEKQSIDAVRELKEQLENLRGESERAERDGDLGKAAELRYGRIPELEKELAAATDEAGGDDGSGDVMLKEEVGPDDVAEVVSAWTGIPAGRMLEGETAKLLRMEQELGRRVVGQTEAVQAVSDAVRRARAGVADPDRPTGSFLFLGPTGVGKTELAKSLAEFLFDDEHAMVRIDMSEYSEKHSVARLVGAPPGYVGYESGGQLTEAVRRRPYTVVLFDEVEKAHTDVFDILLQVLDDGRLTDGQGRTVDFRNTILILTSNLGAGGSHDQMMAAVKATFKPEFINRLDDVVIFDPLSEQQLESIVDIQLGQLARRLEARRLTLDVSGPARAWLAARGYDPAYGARPLRRLIQQAIGDQLAKKLLAGEIRDGDAVPVTVAEDGESLVLSSGS; translated from the coding sequence GTGGAATCGTTCAACCCGACAACCAAGACCCAGGCGGCGCTGTCGGCCGCTCTGCAGTCGGCGTCGGCCGCGGGCAACCCGGAGATCCGGCCCGCGCACCTGCTGGTGGCGCTGATCGACCAGGCCGACGGGATCGCCGCGCCGCTGCTGCGCGCCGTGGGCGTCGACCCGCAGACGGTCCGCGCCGAGGCGCAGCGGCTGGTGGACGCGCTGCCGACGGCGTCGGGCGCCTCCGCGCAGCCGAACCTGTCGCGTGAGTCGCTTGCCGCGGTGACGGTGGCGCAGAAGCTGGCCGGCGAGATGTCGGACGAGTTCGTCTCCACCGAGCACCTTCTCGTGGGCCTGGCGACCGGCGACTCCGATGTGGCCACGCTGCTCTCCGGGCGCGGGGCGGGGCCGGACGCGCTGCGGGAGGCGTTCACCTCCGTGCGCGGCAACCGGCGGGTGACCAGCGAGGACCCGGAGTCCACCTACCAGTCGCTGGAGAAGTATTCGACGGACCTCACCGCCGCCGCGCGCGAAGGCAAGCTGGACCCGGTGATCGGCCGCGACACGGAGATCCGCCGCGTCGTCCAGGTGCTCAGCCGCCGCACCAAGAACAACCCGGTGCTCATCGGCGAGCCCGGCGTGGGCAAGACGGCCATCGTCGAGGGCCTGGCGCAGCGCGTGGTCGCGGGCGACGTGCCCGAATCGCTGCGCGGCAAGACGGTCATCTCCCTGGACCTCGGCTCGATGGTGGCGGGTGCCAAGTACCGCGGCGAGTTCGAGGAGCGGCTCAAGGCCGTGCTCGACGAGATCAAGGAGAGCGACGGCCAGATCGTCACCTTCATCGACGAGTTGCACACCATCGTGGGCGCCGGCGCCACCGGCGAGTCCGCGATGGACGCCGGCAACATGATCAAGCCGATGCTCGCCCGCGGTGAGCTGCGGCTGGTCGGCGCCACGACGCTCGAGGAGTACCGCCAGTACATCGAGAAGGACGCCGCCCTGGAGCGGCGCTTCCAGCAGGTTCTGGTGGGCGAGCCGAGTGTGGAGGACACCGTCGGCATCCTGCGCGGGCTCAAGGAGCGCTACGAGGTGCACCACGGCGTGCGCATCACCGACTCCGCGCTGGTGTCGGCCGCAACACTGTCGGACCGCTACATCACCTCGCGGTTCCTGCCGGACAAGGCCATCGACCTGGTGGACGAGGCGGCGTCGCGGCTGCGCATGGAGATCGACTCGCGCCCCGTGGAGGTCGACGAGGTGGAGCGCATCGTCCGTCGCCTCGAGATCGAGGAGGTGGCGCTGGCCAAGGAGGACGACGCCGCCTCGAAGGAGCGCCTGGACAAGCTGCGCGAGGAACTGGCCGACGAGCGCGAGAAGCTCAGCCAGCTCATGGCGCGGTGGCAGAACGAGAAGCAGTCCATCGACGCGGTGCGCGAGCTCAAGGAGCAGCTGGAGAACCTGCGCGGCGAGTCGGAGCGCGCCGAGCGCGACGGCGACCTGGGCAAGGCGGCCGAGCTGCGTTACGGGCGGATCCCGGAGCTGGAGAAGGAGCTCGCGGCCGCCACGGACGAGGCGGGCGGCGACGACGGGTCCGGCGATGTGATGCTCAAGGAGGAGGTGGGCCCCGACGACGTCGCCGAGGTCGTTTCCGCCTGGACCGGCATCCCCGCGGGCCGCATGCTCGAGGGCGAGACGGCCAAGCTGCTGCGCATGGAGCAGGAGCTGGGGCGCCGCGTGGTGGGCCAAACCGAGGCCGTCCAGGCCGTGTCGGACGCGGTCCGGCGGGCGCGCGCCGGCGTGGCCGACCCCGACCGGCCCACGGGTTCGTTCCTGTTCCTGGGGCCCACGGGCGTGGGCAAGACGGAGCTGGCCAAGTCGCTTGCCGAATTCCTCTTCGACGACGAGCACGCGATGGTGCGGATCGACATGTCGGAGTACTCGGAGAAGCACTCGGTGGCACGGCTGGTCGGTGCGCCCCCGGGGTACGTCGGCTATGAGTCCGGCGGGCAGCTCACCGAGGCGGTGCGCCGCCGCCCGTACACGGTGGTGCTGTTCGACGAGGTCGAGAAGGCGCACACGGACGTGTTCGACATCCTGCTGCAGGTGCTCGACGACGGCCGCCTCACCGACGGCCAGGGGCGGACGGTGGACTTCCGCAACACGATCCTGATCCTCACGTCCAACCTGGGCGCGGGCGGGAGCCACGACCAGATGATGGCGGCGGTGAAGGCCACCTTCAAGCCGGAGTTCATCAACCGGCTCGACGACGTGGTCATCTTCGACCCGCTGTCGGAGCAGCAGCTGGAGTCGATCGTCGACATCCAGCTGGGCCAGCTGGCCAGGCGGCTCGAGGCGCGCCGGCTCACGCTGGACGTCTCCGGGCCCGCGCGGGCCTGGCTGGCGGCGCGCGGTTACGACCCGGCCTACGGGGCGCGTCCGCTGCGCAGGCTGATCCAGCAGGCCATCGGCGACCAGCTGGCCAAGAAGCTGCTCGCCGGCGAGATCCGGGACGGGGACGCGGTGCCGGTCACCGTGGCGGAGGACGGCGAGAGCCTGGTCCTGTCGTCCGGGTCATAG
- a CDS encoding endonuclease domain-containing protein, producing MDSHHRLILPGVCIRNSVSLTPYLRALAVWEWSRGAVVLSDVSAAAVLGARYLGDHRYASCVSRTPRRCRAWVHVHEDQLDDGDVRRVRGVRVTSPVRTAFDVARRMPYPQSVEVVDALYQATNLTRAALAEYARTHRGLRGGPRVPAVIDASDEGAESVWETRARLAVVAAGLPTPRTQVEIRRADGAFIARVDMCWPEYRVVFEYDGDAPHATTAQRDRDIVRWNDLHEAGYVVIRVRAPHLRDGAAKALGQLRTALRAAGAPV from the coding sequence ATGGATTCGCACCACCGGCTGATCCTGCCGGGGGTGTGCATCAGAAACAGCGTGTCGCTGACTCCGTACCTGCGCGCGCTCGCGGTCTGGGAGTGGTCGCGCGGGGCGGTCGTGCTGTCCGATGTCTCGGCCGCGGCGGTGCTGGGCGCGCGCTACCTGGGGGACCACCGCTACGCGAGCTGCGTCAGCCGGACGCCCCGCAGATGCCGCGCGTGGGTGCATGTGCATGAGGATCAACTCGATGACGGCGATGTGCGCCGGGTCCGCGGAGTCCGCGTCACTTCGCCGGTCCGCACCGCATTCGACGTGGCGCGCCGGATGCCGTATCCGCAGAGCGTCGAGGTGGTCGACGCGCTCTACCAGGCGACGAACCTCACCCGTGCCGCGCTCGCCGAGTATGCGCGCACCCATCGTGGGCTGCGCGGCGGTCCGCGCGTGCCCGCGGTGATCGACGCTTCGGATGAGGGCGCCGAGTCGGTGTGGGAGACGCGTGCGCGCCTGGCCGTCGTCGCCGCGGGATTGCCGACGCCCCGGACCCAGGTGGAGATCCGGCGTGCGGACGGGGCGTTCATCGCGCGTGTCGACATGTGCTGGCCGGAGTACCGCGTCGTGTTCGAGTACGACGGTGACGCCCCGCATGCGACGACGGCGCAGCGCGACCGCGACATCGTGCGCTGGAACGATCTGCATGAGGCCGGGTACGTGGTGATCAGAGTGCGCGCGCCGCACCTGCGGGACGGGGCGGCGAAGGCTCTCGGGCAGCTGCGGACCGCCCTGCGCGCAGCCGGCGCGCCGGTGTGA
- a CDS encoding polysaccharide deacetylase family protein has protein sequence MAKEIFVALGIDVDAVGGWLGSYGGEDSPDDISRGMFAGEVGVPRLQRLLQKYELPATWFWPGHSIETFPQQFDDVVAGGYEIGVHGYSHENPIAMDRAQESSVLDHCIGLIETRTGTRPTGYVAPWWEFSPVTNELLLERGIKYDHSLMHRDFEPYYVRVGDSWTKIDYDKPAAEWMKPLVRGEETDLVEIPANWYLDDLPPMMFVKTSPNSHGFVNPRDIGQMWQDQFDWVYREMDYAVFTMTVHPDVSGRPQVLLMLERLIEHINSHDGVRWSNFNGIADDFVARFPRK, from the coding sequence GTGGCCAAGGAAATCTTCGTAGCATTGGGCATCGACGTCGACGCGGTCGGCGGATGGCTCGGCTCCTACGGGGGCGAGGACTCCCCCGACGACATCTCACGCGGAATGTTCGCCGGCGAGGTCGGCGTGCCGCGACTCCAGCGACTTCTGCAGAAGTACGAGCTCCCGGCCACGTGGTTCTGGCCAGGGCACTCCATCGAAACCTTCCCTCAGCAGTTCGACGACGTCGTCGCCGGCGGCTACGAGATCGGCGTGCACGGCTACAGCCACGAGAACCCGATCGCGATGGACCGGGCGCAGGAATCGTCCGTGCTCGACCACTGCATCGGCCTGATCGAAACGCGCACCGGAACCCGGCCCACCGGATACGTGGCCCCGTGGTGGGAGTTCTCTCCGGTCACCAATGAGCTGCTGCTCGAACGGGGCATCAAGTACGACCATTCGCTCATGCACCGCGATTTCGAGCCGTACTACGTGCGCGTCGGAGACAGCTGGACGAAGATCGACTACGACAAGCCGGCTGCCGAGTGGATGAAGCCGTTGGTGCGCGGCGAGGAAACAGACCTGGTCGAGATCCCCGCCAACTGGTACCTCGACGACCTGCCCCCGATGATGTTCGTGAAGACCAGCCCCAACAGCCACGGCTTCGTCAACCCGCGGGACATCGGCCAGATGTGGCAGGACCAGTTCGACTGGGTGTACCGGGAGATGGACTACGCGGTGTTCACGATGACCGTGCACCCGGACGTGTCCGGCCGTCCGCAGGTGCTTCTCATGCTCGAACGGCTCATCGAACACATCAACTCCCACGACGGTGTGCGCTGGTCGAACTTCAACGGCATCGCCGACGACTTCGTGGCCCGCTTTCCACGCAAGTAG
- a CDS encoding asparaginase produces the protein MARIVVLATGGTIASAYVPGGGSAAQRGVADLLAGAPGGPAIVEGKDVMNLGSYLLTHRDLRRIAEAAAAELARDDVDGVVITHGTDTMEETAYLLDLVHSADKPVVFTGAQRAADEPDTDGPRNLRDAIAVAASPRARGRGVLLVFAGRILPAARTRKTATIAPDPFAALGAGPVGSIVDGNVAFTAAPLRPSPLALPDARFDVTRVDVVVAHPGADARLASAAVDAGARGVILAGTGAGNGNHALLEWVRTATADGITVGLSTRVHEGPVVPIYANGGGVDLVAAGALCTGSLPLFHARILFAALLAGGRHVDGDAIADHV, from the coding sequence ATGGCGCGCATCGTCGTCCTCGCCACCGGCGGGACCATCGCCTCGGCCTACGTGCCCGGCGGCGGTTCCGCCGCCCAGCGCGGCGTCGCCGACCTGCTGGCAGGCGCGCCCGGCGGCCCGGCCATCGTCGAGGGCAAGGACGTGATGAACCTCGGGTCCTATCTGCTGACCCACCGGGACCTGCGGCGCATCGCCGAGGCGGCGGCCGCCGAACTCGCCCGCGACGACGTGGACGGAGTGGTGATCACCCACGGCACCGACACTATGGAGGAGACGGCGTACCTGCTCGACCTCGTGCACTCCGCGGACAAGCCGGTGGTGTTCACCGGTGCGCAGAGGGCGGCGGACGAGCCGGACACCGACGGGCCGCGCAACCTGCGGGACGCGATCGCGGTGGCGGCCTCCCCCCGGGCGCGCGGACGCGGAGTGCTGCTGGTGTTCGCGGGCAGAATCCTCCCGGCCGCGCGCACCCGCAAGACCGCGACCATTGCGCCGGACCCGTTCGCCGCGCTCGGCGCCGGTCCGGTGGGCAGCATCGTGGACGGGAACGTCGCGTTCACCGCGGCCCCGCTCCGCCCGTCGCCGCTGGCACTGCCGGACGCGCGCTTCGATGTGACGCGAGTCGACGTGGTGGTCGCCCACCCGGGGGCCGACGCGCGGCTGGCCTCGGCCGCAGTCGATGCGGGAGCGCGCGGAGTCATCCTCGCCGGCACAGGAGCAGGCAACGGCAACCATGCACTGCTGGAGTGGGTGCGCACGGCCACGGCCGACGGGATCACCGTGGGCCTGTCCACCCGGGTCCACGAAGGCCCCGTCGTGCCGATCTACGCCAACGGCGGTGGTGTCGACCTGGTCGCCGCGGGCGCACTCTGCACCGGTTCGCTCCCGCTGTTCCACGCGCGGATCCTGTTCGCGGCGCTGTTGGCCGGAGGGCGCCACGTGGACGGCGACGCCATCGCGGACCACGTTTGA
- a CDS encoding SDR family NAD(P)-dependent oxidoreductase, translated as MGALEGQVAVITGAASGIGSAVARLFSAEGAALALFDIAEPAPESAALPATTRHRVDVTDADSVSAGIDAVIAEHGRIDVLVCAAGILEEVPFLEMDPAQWDRTLAVDLRGVFLAARYAAPHMVAAGRGRIIPIASQLGIKGGVNLAHYVAAKAGVIGMTKALAQELAPHGVLVNAIAPGPVVTPLIDGLSEDWKAQKAAELPLGRFGRPEEIAPTALLLAGSPGGDIYVGQTLGPNSGDVMP; from the coding sequence ATGGGAGCACTCGAAGGGCAGGTCGCCGTGATCACCGGTGCCGCCAGTGGTATCGGATCGGCGGTGGCACGCCTGTTCAGCGCGGAAGGCGCCGCACTCGCCCTGTTCGACATCGCCGAACCCGCCCCGGAGTCGGCCGCACTGCCGGCGACCACCCGCCACAGGGTGGACGTGACCGACGCGGACTCGGTGTCCGCCGGGATCGACGCGGTGATCGCCGAGCACGGGCGCATCGACGTGCTCGTGTGCGCGGCCGGGATCCTCGAGGAGGTGCCGTTCCTGGAGATGGACCCGGCGCAGTGGGACCGGACGCTCGCGGTGGACCTGCGCGGGGTGTTCCTCGCCGCCCGGTACGCCGCCCCGCACATGGTGGCGGCCGGGCGTGGCCGGATCATTCCGATCGCGTCGCAATTGGGGATCAAGGGCGGGGTGAACCTGGCGCACTATGTCGCGGCCAAGGCGGGCGTGATCGGCATGACCAAGGCGCTGGCCCAGGAACTCGCGCCCCACGGCGTGCTCGTCAACGCCATCGCGCCGGGGCCCGTCGTCACCCCGCTGATCGACGGGCTCTCGGAAGACTGGAAGGCGCAGAAGGCCGCTGAACTTCCGCTGGGGCGTTTCGGGCGCCCCGAGGAGATCGCGCCCACCGCACTGCTGCTGGCCGGCTCGCCCGGCGGCGACATCTACGTCGGACAGACGCTCGGGCCCAACAGCGGCGATGTCATGCCGTAG
- a CDS encoding SDR family NAD(P)-dependent oxidoreductase, with translation MTAQDLEPGTQATAPARDDGLAGKVAAISGGASGIGRALAVAYARAGADSVVGYYPGDPHDAGETVEAVERAGGRCRAVELDVRSAERTDRFTEAALETFGRLDIAVAAAGILRRRPLGEMTDEAWDDMMAVDLSGVVRLFRSAAARMDSGGALVATSSIAGGVYGWEDHAHYAAAKSGVLGLCRSLAVELAPRGIRCNAVIPGLIESPQSLDEQNSLGPDGLREAGRIIPRGRVGTVDECARAIRFLTSEDAAYITGQQLIVDGGLTVRWPS, from the coding sequence CCGGGAAGGTCGCCGCTATCTCCGGCGGCGCCAGCGGGATCGGGCGCGCCCTCGCGGTCGCCTACGCCCGGGCCGGCGCGGACTCGGTGGTCGGGTACTACCCCGGCGATCCGCATGACGCCGGCGAGACCGTCGAGGCCGTCGAACGGGCCGGCGGGCGGTGCCGGGCGGTGGAGCTCGACGTGCGTTCGGCCGAACGGACCGACCGGTTCACGGAAGCGGCGTTGGAGACCTTCGGCCGCCTCGATATCGCTGTGGCCGCGGCCGGCATCCTCCGGCGGCGTCCGCTCGGTGAGATGACCGACGAGGCCTGGGACGACATGATGGCGGTGGACCTGTCCGGGGTGGTCCGGCTGTTCCGGTCGGCCGCTGCTCGCATGGACTCCGGCGGCGCCCTCGTGGCGACGTCGTCGATCGCCGGCGGCGTATACGGCTGGGAGGATCACGCCCACTACGCGGCGGCGAAGTCCGGAGTGCTCGGCCTGTGCCGCTCCCTCGCGGTGGAACTCGCCCCACGCGGCATCCGGTGCAACGCGGTGATCCCCGGCCTGATCGAGAGCCCGCAGTCGCTCGACGAGCAGAACTCCCTGGGCCCGGACGGCCTGCGCGAAGCCGGGCGGATCATCCCGCGCGGCCGGGTCGGCACCGTCGACGAATGCGCGCGTGCGATCCGGTTCCTCACCAGCGAGGACGCGGCGTACATCACCGGACAGCAACTCATCGTCGACGGCGGTCTGACCGTGCGATGGCCGAGCTGA